A genomic window from Flavobacterium johnsoniae includes:
- a CDS encoding TonB-dependent receptor, producing MKTIFKGAEAPRYKGSKVKNLNRTKSIFFSLFSIFFSLVSFAQQQDSTKVNSLDEVLVSAVRVTSKTPVSFSNMDKKEIKYRNLGQDIPVLMNYLPSVVTTSDAGNGVGYTGIRVRGSDATRVNVTINGIPYNDAESQGTFWVNMPDFASSVESLQLQRGVGTSTNGAGAFGASLNMLTDSYARKATGEISSSAGSFNTLKNTVKFSTGLLNDHFEIAGRLSAIKTDGYIDRGSADLKSYFLQGTYVGKTTLIKALVFGGTQKTYQSWNGIDSEKLSENRRYNSAGEYTDEFGVTRYYDNETDNYNQDHYQLHWSESISDKWSTNFALHYTKGKGYFENYKEDAEMSEYGLPAVGAVTTTDLVRQKWLDNDFYGTTFSAKYVADGLDVILGGGWNKYEGDHFGKVIWARYASTSELGDHYYDDFSTKTDGNIFAKANYQFTEQLSFYGDLQYRNVHYKANSAETGLVNDNFNFFNPKAGLNYAFSQKSTLYFSYARANREPNRTDYEGGNVKPEKLNDYELGWRFNSEKFQLNSNVYYMAYKDQLILTGRLDDVGNPIRANTEKSYRLGIEVDATIALSSKFTLRPNFTLSSNKNVDLAVDGEYYGTTKIAYSPEIIAGNVIVYKPIEGLYLSLLQKYVGEQFMNNIELPAAKLADYFVNDFNASYEIKPKTIFKSITITALVNNILNKKYISNGAMWDVYPYYYPQAGRNFLIGLSLKF from the coding sequence ATGAAAACTATTTTTAAAGGTGCTGAGGCACCAAGGTACAAAGGTTCGAAGGTTAAAAATCTTAATAGAACCAAATCTATTTTCTTTTCTCTATTTTCTATTTTCTTTTCTCTGGTTTCTTTCGCGCAACAGCAAGATTCTACCAAAGTAAATTCTCTTGATGAGGTTTTAGTTTCTGCAGTTCGCGTTACTTCAAAAACTCCAGTGAGTTTTAGTAATATGGATAAAAAAGAGATTAAATACAGAAATTTAGGTCAAGATATTCCTGTTTTGATGAATTATCTTCCATCGGTTGTAACAACTTCTGATGCTGGAAATGGTGTTGGATACACTGGAATTCGTGTGCGTGGAAGTGATGCAACACGTGTAAATGTAACTATAAACGGAATTCCGTACAACGATGCAGAAAGCCAAGGAACTTTTTGGGTAAATATGCCCGATTTTGCTTCTTCTGTAGAAAGTCTACAATTGCAACGCGGAGTCGGAACATCTACAAACGGAGCAGGTGCTTTCGGTGCAAGTTTAAATATGCTGACAGATAGTTATGCCAGAAAAGCAACTGGAGAAATTTCAAGTTCTGCTGGATCTTTCAATACATTAAAAAATACAGTAAAGTTTAGTACAGGTTTATTAAACGATCATTTTGAAATTGCAGGACGTTTGTCTGCGATAAAAACAGATGGTTACATAGATCGCGGTAGCGCAGATTTAAAATCGTATTTCTTGCAAGGAACTTATGTTGGTAAAACAACTTTAATTAAAGCTTTAGTTTTTGGTGGAACACAAAAAACGTATCAATCTTGGAACGGAATTGATAGCGAAAAATTAAGTGAAAACCGCAGATATAATTCAGCGGGAGAATATACAGACGAATTTGGTGTTACGCGCTATTATGATAATGAAACGGATAATTACAATCAAGATCATTATCAGTTACATTGGAGCGAATCTATTTCTGATAAATGGAGCACAAACTTTGCGCTTCATTATACAAAAGGAAAAGGTTATTTTGAAAATTACAAAGAAGATGCTGAAATGTCTGAATATGGTTTACCTGCCGTTGGAGCAGTAACTACAACAGATTTGGTACGTCAGAAATGGTTAGATAATGATTTTTACGGAACTACTTTTTCTGCAAAATATGTAGCAGATGGCTTAGACGTTATTTTAGGCGGTGGATGGAATAAATACGAAGGCGATCATTTCGGAAAAGTAATTTGGGCTAGATATGCTTCAACATCAGAATTGGGAGATCATTATTATGATGATTTTTCAACAAAAACGGATGGTAATATTTTCGCAAAAGCAAATTATCAATTTACAGAACAATTAAGCTTTTACGGAGATTTGCAATACAGAAATGTACATTATAAAGCTAATAGTGCAGAAACTGGTTTAGTAAATGATAATTTCAATTTCTTTAATCCGAAAGCAGGTTTAAATTATGCGTTTTCTCAAAAAAGCACTTTATACTTCTCGTACGCGAGAGCAAATCGTGAACCAAACAGAACCGATTATGAGGGCGGAAATGTAAAGCCAGAAAAATTAAATGATTATGAATTAGGTTGGAGATTCAATTCGGAGAAATTCCAGTTGAATTCTAACGTTTACTATATGGCATATAAAGATCAATTAATTTTGACGGGAAGATTAGATGATGTTGGAAATCCAATTCGTGCCAATACAGAAAAAAGTTATCGTTTAGGTATTGAAGTTGATGCAACAATTGCACTTTCTAGCAAATTTACTTTAAGACCAAACTTTACTTTAAGTAGCAACAAAAATGTTGATCTAGCTGTTGATGGCGAATATTACGGAACAACAAAAATTGCTTATTCTCCAGAAATTATTGCAGGAAACGTAATTGTTTACAAACCAATTGAAGGACTATATCTGTCATTATTGCAAAAATATGTTGGAGAACAATTCATGAATAATATAGAATTGCCAGCGGCTAAATTGGCCGATTATTTTGTAAACGATTTTAATGCTTCTTATGAAATAAAACCAAAAACAATATTTAAATCGATTACGATTACAGCTTTGGTTAATAATATTTTAAACAAAAAATATATTTCAAACGGAGCAATGTGGGATGTTTATCCGTACTATTATCCGCAAGCAGGAAGAAATTTCTTGATTGGATTAAGTTTGAAATTCTAA
- a CDS encoding GLPGLI family protein, whose product MKKKINLYKLIMLFLGIVVCNGATINIDSSDVNKVIYKIRMPPRDNKFKSPQAEKFINDIANGLELVECQLLFNKTSSVFKIIDKLVADNDKTYGLGAIQASGIYFKDTKNKIKIMQQSIRGEKLNIILPYEEYKWDVLAETKVIDGYRCYKAVGYREEFNAKDNKIKIVRPEVWFTPEIPSSFGPKGMDGLPGLVLEGKLSEMAYFYATKIIFNVESDEKLERPIDGKDMTYDNFKEFMLKGYSKN is encoded by the coding sequence ATGAAAAAAAAAATAAACCTATATAAATTAATAATGCTGTTTTTAGGTATTGTTGTTTGTAATGGAGCAACAATCAATATTGATAGTAGTGATGTTAATAAAGTAATTTATAAAATAAGAATGCCCCCTAGAGATAATAAATTTAAATCTCCTCAAGCAGAAAAATTTATTAATGATATTGCAAATGGTTTAGAGTTAGTTGAATGTCAGTTGTTATTTAATAAGACTAGTTCTGTTTTTAAAATAATAGATAAGTTAGTTGCTGATAATGATAAAACTTATGGTTTAGGGGCAATTCAGGCTAGTGGGATTTATTTTAAGGACACGAAAAACAAAATAAAAATTATGCAGCAGAGTATTCGTGGGGAAAAATTAAATATAATTTTACCATATGAAGAATATAAATGGGATGTTTTAGCAGAAACAAAAGTTATAGATGGGTATAGGTGTTATAAGGCAGTTGGGTATCGTGAAGAATTTAATGCTAAGGACAATAAAATCAAAATTGTTCGTCCAGAAGTTTGGTTTACTCCAGAGATACCTTCGTCATTTGGGCCTAAAGGAATGGATGGTTTACCAGGATTAGTTTTGGAAGGGAAATTGAGTGAAATGGCATATTTTTATGCTACAAAAATAATCTTTAATGTTGAGTCTGATGAAAAATTAGAAAGGCCAATAGATGGAAAGGATATGACGTACGATAATTTTAAAGAGTTTATGCTTAAGGGATATTCTAAGAACTAA
- a CDS encoding carboxypeptidase-like regulatory domain-containing protein: MIRLFAIFLFLNSFIAFAQGHVFTGVVSDDASKPLESANVIAKPLQEKASLKFAISDNKGRYKLELEKNVAYEIMVSYIGYIEEVFVLEAQSNILNYDFKLRSSGENLKEIVIKHEFKPIVVKKDTLVFDVNSFANGNERKMKEILEKLPGVEVDKKGIVTVQGKKVTKMLVEGKSFFGGGSKLAVENIPANALDKIEVIDHFNEVGFMKQVSDSDDLAMNVKLKEDKKKFIFGDVEVGAEVGAGDNGFYLAHAALFYYSPKTNVSFIGDANSIGKSTFTFDDLMRFGGGVSSFLSGRKSLSNLSSFSSDNTDVLKNKSQFGAFNFNHDFSSKLSVSGYGIFSKVLIASRIENNIEYLNNSSIAFENKDRNAKNTAVLGIGNIKLDYSPSNKEKWYYNGQYQSSTNDLKSVLNSTTNLGTSIFETINKADNISVKQYVEWHKSYNNSNTTTFVINQAYNKITPINNWFTNQPFLQGLIPLEKDDSYTLNQIKKTEANSIDMLFKHYWIINNANHLYTIAGNNHEYTAFQTSEKQILTDGSINDFSDKGFGNNIKYKLNDAYIGLEYKFRIGKWVNKPGLYLHRYNLNTIQSNNEHTVAKTLFQPQWNSDYEFNKSETLSLTYKMENRFPEVNQLVDKYTLESYNTVFKGNALLENEKYHTANLRYSKMNSYRGIVWNGMLNYSKKTKVTRNEVELDGINQFNTPVMTDNPETNIGFNGSVSKRIYRFNLKLNTRLSWFEYSQKLNDITTINKRDSQDLGLIFKTAYKKWPDISVGYTKGFSSFSGLTKSHFQTDAISSSFEITAFKFWTYKINYDYLKNTYSRNQSNFYDMIDTSIFYQKKNNPFGFQLSVNNLLDIKKKYSNRFSDYMISEQSTYILPRAIMFTVSYKL, from the coding sequence ATGATTAGATTATTTGCGATTTTTTTGTTTTTAAATTCATTTATTGCATTTGCTCAGGGACATGTATTTACCGGTGTAGTTTCCGATGATGCATCAAAACCTCTAGAATCTGCCAATGTCATTGCAAAACCGCTACAGGAAAAAGCAAGTTTAAAATTTGCCATTTCAGACAATAAAGGGCGCTATAAATTAGAACTTGAAAAAAATGTAGCATATGAAATTATGGTCTCTTATATTGGCTATATCGAAGAAGTTTTTGTTTTAGAGGCTCAAAGCAACATTTTAAATTATGATTTTAAGTTAAGATCTTCAGGAGAAAACCTCAAAGAAATTGTTATCAAACATGAGTTCAAGCCCATAGTCGTAAAAAAAGATACTTTAGTTTTTGATGTCAATAGTTTTGCAAATGGCAATGAACGTAAGATGAAAGAAATCTTAGAGAAATTACCAGGTGTTGAGGTCGATAAAAAAGGAATAGTAACAGTACAAGGTAAGAAAGTAACCAAAATGCTAGTCGAAGGCAAATCTTTTTTTGGAGGAGGTTCTAAACTCGCTGTAGAAAATATTCCCGCTAATGCATTAGATAAAATTGAGGTTATAGACCATTTTAATGAAGTTGGCTTTATGAAACAGGTTTCAGATAGTGATGACCTTGCCATGAATGTAAAACTTAAAGAGGATAAAAAGAAATTTATTTTTGGAGATGTAGAAGTTGGTGCGGAGGTTGGTGCGGGAGACAACGGCTTTTATCTGGCTCATGCGGCTTTGTTTTATTATAGTCCAAAAACAAATGTGAGTTTTATAGGCGATGCCAATTCTATTGGTAAAAGCACTTTTACATTTGATGATTTAATGCGGTTTGGAGGCGGAGTAAGCAGTTTTCTTTCAGGCAGAAAATCTTTGTCTAATTTGTCTTCTTTTTCTAGTGATAATACTGATGTTTTAAAAAATAAATCGCAATTTGGAGCATTTAATTTTAATCATGATTTTTCAAGTAAGCTTTCTGTTTCAGGCTATGGTATATTTTCTAAAGTTTTAATAGCTTCCAGAATTGAAAACAATATTGAATATTTAAATAATTCCAGCATTGCATTTGAAAATAAAGACAGAAATGCAAAAAACACAGCAGTACTAGGAATTGGAAATATAAAACTGGATTATTCGCCATCAAATAAAGAAAAATGGTATTACAACGGACAATATCAATCAAGCACAAATGATTTGAAAAGTGTCTTGAACTCAACCACAAATTTAGGAACTTCGATTTTTGAAACTATAAATAAAGCAGATAATATTTCGGTAAAGCAGTATGTCGAATGGCATAAAAGTTATAATAATAGCAATACGACAACATTTGTAATTAATCAGGCCTATAATAAAATTACTCCAATAAATAATTGGTTTACAAATCAGCCTTTTTTACAAGGATTAATACCTTTGGAAAAAGACGATAGCTACACTTTAAACCAAATAAAGAAAACAGAAGCCAATAGCATTGATATGCTTTTTAAGCATTACTGGATTATTAATAACGCCAATCATCTGTATACAATTGCAGGGAATAATCATGAATATACAGCTTTTCAGACTTCTGAAAAACAAATATTAACTGACGGTTCTATTAATGACTTTTCAGATAAAGGTTTTGGCAACAATATTAAATACAAATTAAATGACGCTTATATTGGTTTAGAATATAAATTCAGAATAGGAAAATGGGTTAATAAGCCCGGTTTGTATTTGCATAGGTATAATTTAAATACGATTCAAAGTAATAATGAACATACCGTTGCAAAAACACTTTTTCAGCCACAATGGAATAGTGATTATGAGTTTAATAAATCAGAAACTTTGAGTCTTACTTATAAAATGGAAAATAGATTTCCAGAAGTAAATCAATTAGTAGACAAGTATACTCTAGAGTCTTATAATACTGTTTTTAAAGGAAATGCTTTATTAGAAAACGAAAAATATCATACAGCCAATTTACGTTACTCAAAAATGAACTCTTATCGAGGAATTGTTTGGAATGGAATGTTGAATTATTCTAAAAAGACAAAAGTCACTCGCAATGAAGTAGAGTTAGACGGTATAAATCAATTTAACACCCCTGTGATGACAGATAATCCTGAAACTAATATTGGTTTTAATGGTTCAGTTTCTAAGCGAATTTATCGATTTAATTTAAAGTTAAATACGAGATTATCTTGGTTTGAGTATTCGCAAAAATTAAATGATATTACAACAATTAACAAAAGAGATAGTCAGGATTTAGGTTTGATTTTTAAAACGGCATATAAAAAATGGCCAGACATTAGCGTTGGTTACACTAAAGGCTTTAGTAGTTTTTCAGGTTTAACTAAGTCACATTTTCAAACAGATGCGATTAGTTCCTCATTCGAAATTACAGCTTTTAAGTTTTGGACTTATAAAATCAATTATGATTATCTAAAAAATACATATAGTAGAAATCAATCTAATTTTTATGATATGATAGATACATCAATATTTTATCAGAAAAAAAATAATCCTTTTGGTTTTCAGCTCAGTGTAAATAATCTACTTGATATTAAGAAGAAATACAGTAACAGGTTTTCTGATTACATGATTAGCGAACAGTCAACTTATATTTTACCAAGAGCAATTATGTTTACAGTTTCTTATAAGTTATAA
- the greA gene encoding transcription elongation factor GreA: MSKVSYYTAEGLKKLKDELEHLKSVMRPKASQDIADARDKGDLSENAEYDAAKEAQGLLEMRIAKLEEVYANARLIDESQLDVSKVLVLSNVKIKNQSNGMEMKYTLVAESEADLKTGKISVTSPIGKGLLGKSVGEVAEITVPNGVLKFEILEISRD; the protein is encoded by the coding sequence ATGAGTAAAGTATCTTATTATACAGCTGAAGGATTAAAAAAATTAAAAGATGAATTGGAGCATTTAAAAAGTGTAATGCGTCCAAAAGCATCTCAAGATATTGCAGACGCAAGAGATAAAGGAGATTTGTCTGAAAATGCAGAATATGATGCAGCAAAAGAAGCACAAGGTTTATTAGAAATGAGAATTGCTAAACTAGAAGAAGTTTATGCAAATGCACGATTAATTGACGAATCTCAATTGGACGTTTCTAAAGTTTTGGTTTTATCTAATGTGAAAATCAAAAACCAAAGCAACGGAATGGAAATGAAATATACGCTTGTAGCAGAAAGTGAAGCCGATTTAAAAACAGGAAAAATCTCTGTAACTTCTCCTATCGGGAAAGGTTTACTTGGGAAATCTGTTGGAGAAGTAGCTGAAATTACAGTTCCAAACGGAGTTTTAAAATTTGAAATTCTAGAAATTTCAAGAGACTAA
- a CDS encoding HIT family protein — MASIFTKIVNGEIPAYKIAEDDNYLAFLDVNPNAKGHTLCIPKQEIDKIFDMDDELYLGLMKFSKKVAAALEKTVPCKRVGIAVVGLEVPHAHVHLIPLNEMDEMRFINKVSLSKEEFEALAKDIQSNL, encoded by the coding sequence ATGGCATCAATATTCACTAAAATAGTAAACGGAGAAATTCCAGCTTATAAAATTGCTGAAGACGATAATTATCTAGCTTTTTTAGACGTAAATCCAAATGCTAAAGGACACACACTTTGTATTCCGAAACAAGAAATCGATAAGATTTTTGATATGGATGACGAACTGTATTTAGGTTTAATGAAGTTTTCTAAAAAAGTTGCAGCGGCCTTAGAAAAAACTGTTCCATGCAAAAGAGTCGGAATCGCTGTTGTTGGACTTGAAGTGCCGCACGCACACGTACATTTGATTCCGTTAAACGAAATGGATGAAATGCGTTTTATTAATAAAGTTTCTCTTTCTAAAGAAGAATTTGAAGCTTTGGCAAAAGATATTCAATCGAATTTGTAA